One Legionella lansingensis genomic region harbors:
- a CDS encoding helix-turn-helix domain-containing protein: MDTMSTHIANTLKSLRQQRGWSLDKTAQETGVSKAMLGQIERQESSPTVATLWKIATGFHVSFSSLLEESKVISQGLIYRSLPPQELFTQEKIRIRTLFPFDEELQCELFVIELLPGCEQLSTPHETGVVEHVIVTEGKMEVLANQRWQPLSQGEGLRFGADQMHGYRNKSDHSACFHNIIHYPLKT, translated from the coding sequence ATGGATACTATGTCCACACATATTGCAAATACTTTAAAAAGTTTACGCCAACAGCGAGGTTGGAGTCTTGATAAAACGGCCCAAGAAACTGGGGTCAGCAAAGCGATGCTTGGTCAAATTGAAAGACAGGAATCTAGTCCTACAGTAGCTACGTTGTGGAAAATTGCCACTGGATTTCATGTTTCATTTTCCTCGCTCTTGGAAGAATCCAAAGTCATCTCTCAAGGTCTTATTTATCGTTCTCTCCCTCCCCAAGAACTATTCACTCAGGAAAAAATTCGTATTAGGACCTTATTTCCCTTTGATGAAGAGTTACAGTGTGAACTATTTGTGATTGAATTACTCCCTGGTTGCGAGCAATTATCTACACCGCATGAGACAGGAGTGGTTGAACATGTGATTGTCACTGAGGGCAAAATGGAGGTTCTCGCTAATCAGCGTTGGCAACCTCTAAGTCAGGGGGAGGGTCTACGATTTGGTGCTGATCAAATGCATGGTTATCGTAATAAAAGCGACCATAGTGCCTGCTTTCATAACATTATTCATTATCC